The following DNA comes from Chryseobacterium gallinarum.
TATGGATTCTTTTTATGACAGGAGTTTTATGTGGCTATTTTTTAATCCTGCCTTTCGCTGTTAACTTTGGAGTGATTTTTAAAATTTCGGATATTATTGTTCCGCTTTATGATCTGAGTGATTATACTACCCTGTTTTTACAGGTGGTTTTAGGTATGGGAGTTATTTTTCTTTTTCCCATTCTGATTTATTTCCTTACCAGCATTGGAATTCTCACTCCAATGTTTATGAAAACCTATCGCCGTCATGCCATTGTTCTGATTATGGTGGTAGCGGCCATTATTACTCCGGCAGATGTTTTGAGTATGCTTATGGCAGCTTTCCCACTGCTTGTATTATATGAATTCAGTATTATGATGTGTAGTATCACGTACAAAAAAATTCAGAAGAGCAACAGTAATCTTCCTGCAGTGCAAGAATAATCAGGATACAAAAGATTATTAAGACAGAAAATATACTTTAAAAATAGCCGGGGTTTAGTTTTGAACCCCGGCTATTTTGTTGTATCCCATGATTTCTTATGTGCATTTTTTAAAGTTTAAGACTAATCATTATAGCTCGTCTTTTTACTTTATTTATTCACATTTTTACATTTTCACAATTTTGCTGTTAATTAAATTTTCTATTTTTGAAAAGATTATTAATTAGATTTCAAAATGAAAAAATTATCATATACCCTTATTCTTGCATCAGGACTTGCTTTTGGACAATTTTTTGAAAAAGATAAGGTTTTCACCAGGCAGGACACTTTAAAAGGCAGTAATACCCAGTTCAGAAATTTTTGGGATGTTAAAAAATACGATCTTTCCGTAGAGCCTGATTTTGCCCAAAAAAGTATCAGGGGAAACAACAAAATAAGTTTTGAAATCATCAAAGACATTACCAATCCGGTATTCCAGATTGATCTTCAGCAGCCCATGAAAGCTGATAAGGTAGAAGGAAATTTTTCTATTAAAGACTGGAAACAAGAAGGTGACTTTATTTTTATTACTGCCAATAAAAAATTTAAAAAAGGGGAAAAATACACCATTGATGTTACCTACTCAGGGAATCCTCTTATTGCTAAAAATGCGCCGTGGGACGGAGGCTGGGTTTTCACCAAAGATGAGAAAGGAAATCCATGGATGAGCGTTGCTGACGAAGGCATCGGAGCTTCTATCTGGCTTCCTACCAAAGATATCTGGAGCGATGAGCCTGATAATGGGATTATCATGAAAATCATTACCCCGAATGACCTTGTGGGAGTCGGAAACGGAAGGCTTATTGATAAAAAAACCGACGGTAATAAAACAACCTACACGTGGCAGGTTAAAAACCCGATCAATGCTTATTCTATTATTCCTAACATTGGAAAGTACGTCAATTTTAAAGATACATTCAACGGGGAAAAGGGAAAACTGGATTTAGATTACTGGGTGCTGGATTATAATCTGGATAAGGCACAAAAACAATTCCAGCAGGTAAAACCTATGATTTCGGCTTTCGAATACTGGTTCGGTCCTTACCCATTTTATGAAGACTCTTATAAACTGGTAGATTCTCCGTACCTGGGAATGGAGCATCAAAGTAATGTTGCATATGGAAACGGATACCAGAACGGCTATCGTGGAAAAGATCTTTCTGGAACAGGTATCGGGCTAAAGTGGGATTATATTATCATCCATGAAAGCGGCCATGAATGGTTTGCCAATAACATTACTGCCAAAGATCAGGCGGATATGTGGATCCATGAAAGTTTTACGATGTATTCCGAGGTTCTTTTTACAGAGAAATTTTTAGACAAAAAATCGGCTGACGTTTATATGATCGGCCTCAGAAATGTTATCCAGAATGATGTTCCTATTATTGGACAATATGGGGTAAGAAACGAAGGAAGTGGTGATATGTATCCGAAAGGAGCCAATATGCTCCATACGATAAGGCAGGTCATCAATAACGATGAAAAATTCAGGCAGATCTTAAGAGGCCTAAGCAAAGAGTTTTATCATCAGACCGTTACTACAAAACAGATTGAAGATTACATTTCAGCAAAATCAGGAATTGATTTTTCAAGTGTTTTTAATCAATACCTGAGAACGATAAAAATTCCAACCCTGGAGTATTCTCAAAACGGAGACAGTTTAAAATTCCGGTATACAGATGTAGTTGAAAACCTGAAATTGCCTGTAATCATTAACGGAGATCAAACCATTACTCCGACGGAAAGCTGGCAAACAGTCAAGTTGAAGAAAAATACTCCTGTTGAGCTTAATCCAAACTATTATATTCATTATAAAAACGTTCAGTAAAGTATAAAAAGGCAAATTTGCAAACCGCAGATTTGCCTTTCGTTTATAAATTTTAAGAAAAGTTTAATATTCATTTTCGTAACAAAATGAGCAAAAAAACAACTACTTCATTATAAATATAAATTCAATGAGAAAAACAGCACTTAGCTTAGGCCTTTTTGCCGCTTTTTTAGCGAATGCCCAATCTATAAAAACAACGATTGACCTTGTCAACGTAAAAGATGATAAAGTAGCCGTTACCATGGAGTTCCCGAAAATGAAATCAGGGGATATAAAATTTCATTTCCCTAAAACGGTTCCGGGTACCTATTCTGAAGATGATTACGGAAGGTTTATAGAGGGGATCAAATTTTATGATAACAAAGGAAAGGAACTGACATATACGAAAGTGAATGACAATACTTATTCGTTGAAAAATGCTCAAAATTTAAATAAAATCACCTACCTGGTGAACGACAGCTTTGATGATGAGATGGACACCTCAAAACATAAAGCCGTGTTTTCTCCATCCGGAACTGATATCGAACAGGGTAAAGTGTATTTACTTAACACCCATGGCTTTATCGGATATATTGATAATATGCAGGATGTACCCTATCAGCTTATCATTCAGAAACCAACCGATTTCTATGGAACCACGGCTCTCGTAGACCAGGATAAGTCTGAATCTACCGATACGTTTACATTGGCTAATTATGCAAAAGTAACCGATTCTCCGCTGATGTACACCAAACCGGACTATATTACCTTCAATGCCGGTGGTATGGAACTTGTATTGGGCGTTTATTCTCCTACAGGAAAATACAAGGCTTCCGATTTTAAAGATAATCTTGAAAAAATGGTCATTGCCCAGAAGAAATTTTTAGGGGATATGAACACCAATAAGAAGTATGCAATCATGCTTTATCTTTCCGGTGGAGACGGTCCTCAGATCAAAGGTTTCGGGGCATTGGAACATCATGAATCCACAAGTGTTGTTCTTCCGGAAGCGATGCCTAAAGATGCAATCGACAAAACAATCACCGATGTGGTTTCACACGAGTTTTTCCATACGGTAAATCCTTTGAAAACACATTCTGAAGAAATTCATTACTTCGATTATGCAGATCCTAAAATGTCTCAGCATCTGTGGATGTATGAAGGAGGAACCGAATATTTTGCTAACCTGTTCCAGATTCAGGAAGGGCTGATCAATAAAAATGAGTTTTTACAAAGAATGAACGAAAAAATCGCCAATTCAAAAAACTATGATGACACCATGCCATTTACGGTAATGAGTAAAAACATTCTGAAGGAACCTTACAAAGACCAATACAGAAATGTATATGAAAAAGGAGCTCTTCTGGCCATGTGTCTGGATATTGAGCTGAGAAAACTTTCCAACGGAGAAATGGGATATCGCGATATGATCAGAAAATTGTCTCAGAGATTTGGCGAAAATAAGCCTTTCAAGGATGATAAACTGATTGATGAGCTGGTAGCAGTAACAGGTTATTCCCAGGTAAAAGACTTTTACAACAAATATATTGCGGGCAACCAGCCTACTCCTTATGCAGAATACCTGAACATGGTAGGAGTAGAGATCAAGAAACAGGAAAGCCAGCCTATTTTCTGGTTTATTAAAGATCCGAATCAGACCGGTTTTGATGAAAAGACCAAAGCATTTGCTTTTGACGAAAACTCAGCGTTGTCGCCATTTGCCAAAAGCATCGGATTCAAAATCACCGATCAGGTACTTGCCCTGGACGGAAAAACAGTGGATATTCAAAAGATTCAGGATTTCATCAACTATACGAGAACCATCAAGGATGGTCAGGAAGTGAGTGTTACTATTTTAAGGGATAATGCGGGAAAGAAAGAAAAAATGACCTTAAAGGGAAAAGCTATCCTGGACAAGATGACGATGGAAATCCTCAGCTATAAAACGAATCCAAGCCCGGCAGAACAGAAACTGCAAGATCAGTGGCTTACTGGTAAAAAATAAGAAGAAAGCGGGGAATATTTCTCCGCTTTTTTTGGCACCTACCATTTTTTTACATTAAAAAATTTCTTTGAATTTCTTTTCCTCAGAGATAAAAACAACATCATCCCATTGACCAGCCTAAAGTCGTAAAGACCACAATGTTTACAGGCTATGCAGGTAATCCTTGTACTTATGGAAAATGGTTCCAAAGATGGTATAGCGATGGGACTGTAAAAACTTATTCTATTCTTGGCGTAGAAGTAGAGGGATAAAATTTATCACTAAACAAAATTGCCCGTATTAATTTATGTTAATATGGGTATTATTGTTTTTTAATGATAATTCTAAAGATAGTTCCTTTCGCCACTTCTGTTTGGGCGATTTTAATATCTCCATTATGATATTCCTGAATTACTCTTTTAGCCAGAGACAAGCCTAAACCCCAACCTCTTTTTTTTGTAGAATATCCGGGTTTAAAAGCATTTCTTGCCTGTTGCTTTGTCATACCACTTCCATTATCTTTTACTTCTATCAGAATATTTTTGTTTCTTTCAAAAACCGACATTACTATGGTTCCTTCCCCTTTCATAGCATCTACCGCATTTTTAACCAGGTTTTCAATCACCCAGCTCATCAGAATCCTATTATGAGGCACTAAAAGCATATAAGTAGGAAGATGCAGGGTAAAATTGATTTTCTTTGAAATTCTCGTTTTTAAGTAATCGTAATTTTCCTGAATGGTCTGATTTAAGTTCATATCATTCAATTCAGGAATAGAACCTATTTTTGAAAACCTTTCAGAAATAGTTCTCAATCTTTCAATATCTTTTTCAATTTCGTATACCCCTTCGGAATCCGGGTGTTCCAATTTCATAATTTCCATCCATCCGATCATGGATGATAAAGGAGTTCCGATCTGGTGGGCAGTTTCTTTAGCAAGCCCCGCCCAGAGGTATCCTTCATCCGTTTTTTTTATGGTTTTAAAAAACCAAAAAGAGAATCCGAAATACAATAGAATAAATAAGCCTAAGATATAAGGAGAATAACGTAAATTATTAAGCAAACGAGAATTATCGTAATAGACGAACTGATTATTTCCATCAGGTACCTTAATCTCAATAGGATCATAATTTTTTTCCATATTCCTCATAAGCTGTTCCAGCTTCACAGGGTTTTTAATGATACTCTCAGGAATATTCCTATAATATCCTATATCAATTATAGGGTTTCTGTATTTATCTGTTACAATGAACGGAATGGTATTATTTATATTAAGAATTTCAGGTAATAGATCTAAAACATCAGTATCCGGAGATTTAACTTCCTGCTGAATTCTTATAGCTTTAGAAAGAAGATTGATTCTTTTAATCTCTTCTTTTCTAAGAAAATTAATAAGTGATGTAGAAGCTACCACAATGGCGATCACCAGGGTAGTCATTATAACAAAAATTATCCAGTTATTCAGTCTGGCCAGTATGGATTTTCTCAAAGCTATTTATTTTAAAACATTCAGAATTTTCTGCAGCTCTGCACTTCCGTTTCCCTGATAGTTGTTGATAATAATTGAAAACACATATTTCTTTCCGTCTTTTGCTGTCTGGTACCCTGCAAAAGATTTGGTATCTCTCATAGTACCGCTCTTCATCTTCATTCCGTTTTCCTGAACCGGGAAACCATCGTAATACGCCTCGAACCATGGTTGTTTTTTTGCATATAACAAGGCCTGCACTTCCGCTTTGGCTGCAACATAGTTTTGAGGTGAAAGTCCACTTCCATCGGCAAAATTGATCATATTCGGATTGATTCCTTTTGATTTCCAAAATTCCTTCAGGAAAGCAACCCCGCTTTTAAAGCTTGAATTCCCTTTCTTTTCTTTCCCCAGGGTCTTAATAAAGGTTTCACCATACAGGTTCACACTTTTTCTTAAAAACCAGTACACTATTTTGTCTAAGGTAGGTGATTGATAAGTAAGAATCACATTATCTTTAGGAGCTTCCAAAACCGGTTTTCCATCCAGCTCAAGCTGGGAATTGGTAACCACCTTTCCTGAAATTTCAATTCCGGACTCTTTCAGCCATTGCTTTACTTCTGCAGCCAATTGTAAAGGAGGATTCGGGGCAGAACCTGAAACAGTTACCGTCTTTCCTGTGGGAAGCATTCCGTTGATCAACGCTGTATTGGAATGAGGAGCTGTAAAAATCAGGCTTTGGTCAGAGCTTCCTCCTGTGCTAAGATCATTAAGCCATTTTACCCCTTCCAGAGGATAAGAAAAGCTTTTAAATTCCGTCCCATTAATGTTAATATCAAATTGATTTTCCCGCCAGTTGACTCCCCATACACCTGCTCCGTAATAATTCCCCAGGTCATCCCATGGCCATCCCCCCGGAATGGTCTGATGATCAAAATAAGAATCGTCAATGACCACATCCCCCGATATTTTGGTAATTCCGGCGGTCTTAATGGCTTCCATCAGTTTCTTTTTAAAACTTTCCGGTTTATAAGCTTCATACCTCCAGCTGCCCAATGTGGGATCTCCATTTGAACTGATAAAAAGATTTCCGTTTAAAATGCCACCGGACAAACTTCCGGAATAGCTTGAAGTCGTTTTGTAGGTATAGCTTTTCCCCAATGTTTCCAACGCTGCACCGGCAGTAAATATTTTCTGTGTGGAAGCAGTAGATAATCCCTTGCTTCCCTGATACTCGTATATGAAATTTCCATTTTCGTCTGATACATAAAATGACAGGTTAGAAGCAATGGCGCCGGAAGAATCCATGAGGTCCTTGGTTACCTTATCCAGTCTCTGAGCGATATTCTGGGCAGAAAAAAACTGTACGGAGAAGATGAGAACAGTAAGTGTTTTTTTCATTGATTGTGATTTAAGACAGGTTGTACTACAGTTGCCCTGTAAAGTGTTTATTCTTCAAATGTCGTTCACAGAGCACTTATAGTTTTAATTTTAATCAAATATAAACAAAATAAGAGTTATTCAGACAGGAAACTGCCGGGCTCTATTTCATAAGGTTCACGATCCTTTTCAAAAATTCTTGTCAGCTCACTTCCTTCCACCGTAATAGAATCCCCTGTTCTTCTGATCCAGTTACCTTCTCTTAAGCCTATTACTTTGACATCATTCTGGGTCAGAAATTCTTTTATACGGGTTTCTCTTGTTTCTCCATTATGTTTTAAGTCAGGATTCGGGTCAAGATAGTGAGGATTGATATTGAACGGAACCAATCCCATGCAATCGAAGCTCGGTGGATAAACGATAGGCATATCATTTGTCGTTTTCATATTCAGGCCTCCGATATTACTTCCTGCACTGCACCCCAGATACGGTTTTCCGAGGAACACATTTTCTTTTAAAACAGACATCAACCCTTCTTCATGGAGGGTTTTTACCAATAAAAAGGTATTTCCGCCTCCTGTAAAATATCCTTCTGCTTTGTCTAGAGCTTCTTTTTTGTCTTTAAATTCGTGAAGACCCTTTACTTTGATATTCATCGTTTCAAAGAAAGAACGCGCCTTTGCCGTATAATCATCATGAGAAATTCCACCCGGTCTTGCGAAAGGGATAAAAATAATTTCGTCAGTTCCTGCATATAATGTAATAAGTTCTTCTCTCAGGTATTCCAGATATTCTCCTCCGAAAAGTGTGGAGGTTGAAGCAAGTATGATGTTCATATAATGAAATTAAAGTTGGGTTACAAAGATAACCTCAATCAGGAAGAATCAAAAATTAAACTAAAAAAAACAGTAATCCCGTTAATATTTTCTAAAAAAACCTAAAGCTTCTAAAATTTAGATTTTTCTGGAATTATTATTGAATTTGAGAAAACAGAATTATAAAATATAAGATTATGAAAATGTCGAAAGTTAATAGTAAAAGTTTATTTTTAGGTTTAATTCTTACAGGAGCTGTAAGTCTGGTAAATGCACAAACTACGAAGACAGACAGCACTAATAATACAGCGAACACCACGAATACTGCTGCTGCACAATCAAGCAACCCAACAATTGAAGGACTTAAAAAACAGGTTGAGGCTAATCCAAAAGATACTGATGCACTGGCAAAGCTGGCAACAGCCTATCAGGAAGCCTCAGATTGGACTAACGCCATTGACACCTGGAAAAAGATATCTGTTTTATTACCGGACTGGGCTCCATCATATTACAGCCAGGCCTATGCCTATCAGGCTGCTAAAGATGATGCCAACGCAAAACTTGCTTACGAAAAATATATTGCAACTGTAAAACCTGAAGAAGTGGAACAGAATAAGAAAAATCTGGCCTACGCATATTTTTATCTGGCCTTTACAGAACAGCAGACTGATCGGAATAAAGCAAAAGAGCATATTGCTAAATCTCTTCAATACGATCCTACCAATCAGGATGCTATAAAACTTAGCAAAGCTTTAAATTCATAGCATAAAATCCGGAAAATTTCCGGATTTTATTTTTTTTGCCTACGGATTCTATTCAATTTTCTTTCCGAAAAAATCCGTTTCACCATGCAAATGACGGATGATTTTTTCAATATTTCGCTGGATACCGGCTTCTGTTTTCAGGTTATTGATATACCGGATCAGCTCATGCCTTCTGGATGGAATCAGTTTATCAAAGTTTGCACTGGCAACAGCACTTTTTTTAATGGCTTCTTCTAATTGAGGATGTATGGAAATAATCCGGTCAGAATTATCATATGCTAAAGTTACTTCAATGACCTCACCTACTCTCTGAGGAGAGTTTTTCAGCATTGTTAAATTAATATACAGTCTCCATTCTCCAAGATATTTCATCAGATTTTGGGTAAATTCCTTCCCGTTCACTGTCCCTTTCACCGGAATCGGGCTTTTATTCCTTCCGGATTGGGTGAAAATAAAGGCCAGAACTTCCTCGGGAACAAAAACAAAAGGATTGATTCCAATAATATCAAGGCGAGCTGTAAAACTATGACTTTCCATGAGAAACAAATTTAAATGGATTTTCCAAATGTACAATGTGGCTAGAAGCTAGAAGCAAAATTAACTGTTTAGTTTAGAATTAAATAAAAAAATATTTTTTCCCTGACTCCGCCACTCTTCAGCTCACATTAAACCCATCAGTTCTGGCCTTTGCATGCCTCAAAGTAGAACCCTGTAACTTAAAATTCATGTCTCAAAACTGAATTAATTCGCTATCTTTGCACCAATAAATCTATTTAACGAAATGAAATTTTTTATTGACACAGCTAATTTAGAGCAAATCAAAGAAGCAAGAGACCTTGGAATTTTAGATGGTGTTACTACCAACCCTTCATTAATGGCTAAGGAAGGAATTCAGGGAGCTGAAGCAATCAAAAACCATTATAAAACGATCTGCGAACTTGTAGACGGGGATATTTCTGCAGAAGTACTTTCTACTACTTATGAAGAAATGATCAAAGAAGGAGATGAATTGGCTGCCATTCACGAAAATATCGTTGTGAAGATTCCAATGATTAAAGACGGGATCAAAGCTTTAAAATATTTTTCTGATAAAGGAATCAAAACTAATTGTACTCTGATTTTCTCTCCGGGGCAGGCTCTTTTAGCAGCAAAAGCCGGAGCTACCTATGTTTCTCCTTTCTTGGGAAGGTTAGATGATATTTCTACTGATGGATTAAACCTTATCCAGGAGATAAGATTGATTTTCGACAACTATATGTTTGAAACCGAAATTCTGGCAGCTTCTATCCGTCATTCAATGCATATTATTGACTGTGCTAAAATCGGTGCGGATGTAATCACTTCTCCACTGCCTCCGATCCTGAGCTTATTAAAGCATCCGCTAACGGACAGCGGACTTGCTCAGTTTGTTTCAGATTCTCAAAAACTGGCTTAATAATAAGCCATCATTAAGAATATAAAATCCCGGACATTGTTCCGGGATTTATTTATGATAGCAGCTGTTATTTCAATAAATCCAGTTCAAGGATATTATTTTGTTTTTTCAGGTCATTCAACATTTTTATTTCTTTGTCTTTTCTTCCTTTTTCAGAGTCTACCAGCTTTCCTGATGCATCTATTTCCTGAAGGATAAAACCTCTGGCCAGCATCTCTTTTTCACTTTTCATCGGATCGGCACGATATTCTTTAAACGCTTTCCTGTACTTTTCCTCACTTATCGTAACAAGAGCATTAAATCTTTCTTTTTCCTTTGTACTCTGCCATTTGTAATCTACCGGAAGCTTTTTATTCCCCTTTAATTCATATAAATGACTATGGGTGGCGTCTTCAAGTTTTACTATCAATCCGGGAAGACCATAGAATTTGTAAGGACCATCCTGAATAGGAAGATCCGTGGTAAACCAGGCCGTCCATTTCCTGCCGGCAAAATTACAGATGGCTTTCTGAGCGGTAAACTCTCCTATCTTTTCTTTCTCCGGAAGAATTTTCCATTCCTGTCTTCTTTTATCCTGCACCATATATTCATCAGCAGACAGGTTCGTAAAAAAATTAACTGAATAATCAGGATAACTCTTTTCGACACTATAGGCGATTTTTCCTTTCAATTTGATTCCCGAAAAATTTATTTCAGAGCTTCCGGCCTTCAATTGTTTTTCCATAGAAGCTGTCATCAGAGAATCCGATTCGAAGGAGTCTTTACTGTAGAATTTTGATCCCGCCGGGATAACATCCAAAAGCATAATTTCGGTTTCCGGTTTATCCTTTGCTGTAGAATCTATAATATATTTATATTCATACATAAACCGTTGATTCTGTCCGTTCACTATTAATCCTGATAGCAGAGTAAATGTGATAATTAGTTTTTTCATTATTATTTTAATTGGGAGTTTTAATTTTCCTGAATGATACTTTTTACAACTGTACAAGGATTTCCTACTGCTACCACATTATCCGGAATATCTTTAGTGACTACGCTTCCTGCGCCGATCACTGAGTTATTTCCTATAGAGACTCCCGGAAGCACCACCACATTACCGCCGAGCCATACGTTATCGCCAACTTTAATCGGGCGGGCATATTCCAGACCCTCATTTCTTTGTTTGACATCCAATGGATGCCCGGCTGTATAAAAGCTACAGTTTGGGCCAATAAATACATTGTCACCGAATTCTACCCTGGCACAATCTAAAATAACGAGGTTATGATTGGCATAGAAATTCTCCCCCGTTTTGATATTATAACCGTAATCGCACCAGAAAGCAGGCTCTATACAGATATTTTCTTTTATATTTCCGATAATTCTTTTGAGAAGCCTGTACCTGTTTTCAGAGTCTGAATTTTTCAGCCCGTTATATTCCTGGCACAGATCTTTGCAGGCTATCCGCTCCCGAATCAGTTCTTTATCATAATTGGCGTTGTATAACAGCCCGGCTGCACATTTTTCTTTTTCTGTCATAGGGATAATATCGATTGTGGTTACGTATTGAAAGATAAGAAATGTTATAATAAAGTAATTATATTTTTGTCACCTTATTCGTTGCTATTAAAACAAAAACAGAACACTTCCAAAGCATTCTGTTTTTATATAAAAATGAATAATTTTAATTCACCAGATCCGGTTCAATCGGGTTATTATCTTTCAGGAGACTTTCCTTGGTCCTTTTTTCCATTTCCCTGAAAACCTGATTGGGATCTGAAATTTCTTTTCCGTCTGAAGTTTTCACTTTAAAAGCTACTTTCATATTGGAATTTCCCCCGCTATTCATCATCAGCTCCCGCATATTCTTTGTTGGGTCGTTTAC
Coding sequences within:
- a CDS encoding M1 family metallopeptidase, which encodes MKKLSYTLILASGLAFGQFFEKDKVFTRQDTLKGSNTQFRNFWDVKKYDLSVEPDFAQKSIRGNNKISFEIIKDITNPVFQIDLQQPMKADKVEGNFSIKDWKQEGDFIFITANKKFKKGEKYTIDVTYSGNPLIAKNAPWDGGWVFTKDEKGNPWMSVADEGIGASIWLPTKDIWSDEPDNGIIMKIITPNDLVGVGNGRLIDKKTDGNKTTYTWQVKNPINAYSIIPNIGKYVNFKDTFNGEKGKLDLDYWVLDYNLDKAQKQFQQVKPMISAFEYWFGPYPFYEDSYKLVDSPYLGMEHQSNVAYGNGYQNGYRGKDLSGTGIGLKWDYIIIHESGHEWFANNITAKDQADMWIHESFTMYSEVLFTEKFLDKKSADVYMIGLRNVIQNDVPIIGQYGVRNEGSGDMYPKGANMLHTIRQVINNDEKFRQILRGLSKEFYHQTVTTKQIEDYISAKSGIDFSSVFNQYLRTIKIPTLEYSQNGDSLKFRYTDVVENLKLPVIINGDQTITPTESWQTVKLKKNTPVELNPNYYIHYKNVQ
- a CDS encoding GLPGLI family protein, with translation MKKLIITFTLLSGLIVNGQNQRFMYEYKYIIDSTAKDKPETEIMLLDVIPAGSKFYSKDSFESDSLMTASMEKQLKAGSSEINFSGIKLKGKIAYSVEKSYPDYSVNFFTNLSADEYMVQDKRRQEWKILPEKEKIGEFTAQKAICNFAGRKWTAWFTTDLPIQDGPYKFYGLPGLIVKLEDATHSHLYELKGNKKLPVDYKWQSTKEKERFNALVTISEEKYRKAFKEYRADPMKSEKEMLARGFILQEIDASGKLVDSEKGRKDKEIKMLNDLKKQNNILELDLLK
- a CDS encoding sensor histidine kinase; protein product: MRKSILARLNNWIIFVIMTTLVIAIVVASTSLINFLRKEEIKRINLLSKAIRIQQEVKSPDTDVLDLLPEILNINNTIPFIVTDKYRNPIIDIGYYRNIPESIIKNPVKLEQLMRNMEKNYDPIEIKVPDGNNQFVYYDNSRLLNNLRYSPYILGLFILLYFGFSFWFFKTIKKTDEGYLWAGLAKETAHQIGTPLSSMIGWMEIMKLEHPDSEGVYEIEKDIERLRTISERFSKIGSIPELNDMNLNQTIQENYDYLKTRISKKINFTLHLPTYMLLVPHNRILMSWVIENLVKNAVDAMKGEGTIVMSVFERNKNILIEVKDNGSGMTKQQARNAFKPGYSTKKRGWGLGLSLAKRVIQEYHNGDIKIAQTEVAKGTIFRIIIKKQ
- the pepE gene encoding dipeptidase PepE, which encodes MNIILASTSTLFGGEYLEYLREELITLYAGTDEIIFIPFARPGGISHDDYTAKARSFFETMNIKVKGLHEFKDKKEALDKAEGYFTGGGNTFLLVKTLHEEGLMSVLKENVFLGKPYLGCSAGSNIGGLNMKTTNDMPIVYPPSFDCMGLVPFNINPHYLDPNPDLKHNGETRETRIKEFLTQNDVKVIGLREGNWIRRTGDSITVEGSELTRIFEKDREPYEIEPGSFLSE
- a CDS encoding M61 family metallopeptidase; the encoded protein is MRKTALSLGLFAAFLANAQSIKTTIDLVNVKDDKVAVTMEFPKMKSGDIKFHFPKTVPGTYSEDDYGRFIEGIKFYDNKGKELTYTKVNDNTYSLKNAQNLNKITYLVNDSFDDEMDTSKHKAVFSPSGTDIEQGKVYLLNTHGFIGYIDNMQDVPYQLIIQKPTDFYGTTALVDQDKSESTDTFTLANYAKVTDSPLMYTKPDYITFNAGGMELVLGVYSPTGKYKASDFKDNLEKMVIAQKKFLGDMNTNKKYAIMLYLSGGDGPQIKGFGALEHHESTSVVLPEAMPKDAIDKTITDVVSHEFFHTVNPLKTHSEEIHYFDYADPKMSQHLWMYEGGTEYFANLFQIQEGLINKNEFLQRMNEKIANSKNYDDTMPFTVMSKNILKEPYKDQYRNVYEKGALLAMCLDIELRKLSNGEMGYRDMIRKLSQRFGENKPFKDDKLIDELVAVTGYSQVKDFYNKYIAGNQPTPYAEYLNMVGVEIKKQESQPIFWFIKDPNQTGFDEKTKAFAFDENSALSPFAKSIGFKITDQVLALDGKTVDIQKIQDFINYTRTIKDGQEVSVTILRDNAGKKEKMTLKGKAILDKMTMEILSYKTNPSPAEQKLQDQWLTGKK
- a CDS encoding tetratricopeptide repeat protein produces the protein MKMSKVNSKSLFLGLILTGAVSLVNAQTTKTDSTNNTANTTNTAAAQSSNPTIEGLKKQVEANPKDTDALAKLATAYQEASDWTNAIDTWKKISVLLPDWAPSYYSQAYAYQAAKDDANAKLAYEKYIATVKPEEVEQNKKNLAYAYFYLAFTEQQTDRNKAKEHIAKSLQYDPTNQDAIKLSKALNS
- the tatC gene encoding twin-arginine translocase subunit TatC; this translates as MEDKKDMSFLGHIGELRGHLVRSIIAIIIAAFAVGFNINWIMDHIFFGPTRNDFPTFRIVNHFSRLLLGEDSIHLPKDFPVRVQRLYQQFNVMMAVSIFGGMVAAFPYIVWELWRFISPALHPREKKNSIYIINAVWILFMTGVLCGYFLILPFAVNFGVIFKISDIIVPLYDLSDYTTLFLQVVLGMGVIFLFPILIYFLTSIGILTPMFMKTYRRHAIVLIMVVAAIITPADVLSMLMAAFPLLVLYEFSIMMCSITYKKIQKSNSNLPAVQE
- the dacB gene encoding D-alanyl-D-alanine carboxypeptidase/D-alanyl-D-alanine endopeptidase; this encodes MKKTLTVLIFSVQFFSAQNIAQRLDKVTKDLMDSSGAIASNLSFYVSDENGNFIYEYQGSKGLSTASTQKIFTAGAALETLGKSYTYKTTSSYSGSLSGGILNGNLFISSNGDPTLGSWRYEAYKPESFKKKLMEAIKTAGITKISGDVVIDDSYFDHQTIPGGWPWDDLGNYYGAGVWGVNWRENQFDININGTEFKSFSYPLEGVKWLNDLSTGGSSDQSLIFTAPHSNTALINGMLPTGKTVTVSGSAPNPPLQLAAEVKQWLKESGIEISGKVVTNSQLELDGKPVLEAPKDNVILTYQSPTLDKIVYWFLRKSVNLYGETFIKTLGKEKKGNSSFKSGVAFLKEFWKSKGINPNMINFADGSGLSPQNYVAAKAEVQALLYAKKQPWFEAYYDGFPVQENGMKMKSGTMRDTKSFAGYQTAKDGKKYVFSIIINNYQGNGSAELQKILNVLK
- a CDS encoding YdeI/OmpD-associated family protein, producing the protein MESHSFTARLDIIGINPFVFVPEEVLAFIFTQSGRNKSPIPVKGTVNGKEFTQNLMKYLGEWRLYINLTMLKNSPQRVGEVIEVTLAYDNSDRIISIHPQLEEAIKKSAVASANFDKLIPSRRHELIRYINNLKTEAGIQRNIEKIIRHLHGETDFFGKKIE
- the fsa gene encoding fructose-6-phosphate aldolase, producing MKFFIDTANLEQIKEARDLGILDGVTTNPSLMAKEGIQGAEAIKNHYKTICELVDGDISAEVLSTTYEEMIKEGDELAAIHENIVVKIPMIKDGIKALKYFSDKGIKTNCTLIFSPGQALLAAKAGATYVSPFLGRLDDISTDGLNLIQEIRLIFDNYMFETEILAASIRHSMHIIDCAKIGADVITSPLPPILSLLKHPLTDSGLAQFVSDSQKLA